The following are encoded in a window of Bradyrhizobium sp. WBOS07 genomic DNA:
- a CDS encoding aldo/keto reductase, with product MDNLKTQGISMPKLGLGTFRMQGDACRAAVESALSVGYRHIDTAEMYANEEPIGSAIAASRLPRGELHVTTKVWHENLTPDAIRRAFDASLNKLRLDHVDLYLVHWPSKAADWGAVFETLMKLKEEGRTRAIGVANFTTALLKLAVEDIRAPIACNQVEYHAMLDQSKVLAYLAAKSIPLVAYCPLAQGRVASDPVLAEIGARHNATAAQVALKWLLDQDGVAAIPKASRRESQQANLDALKITLDDADRAKIAALPKDRRCVNPGFAPAWD from the coding sequence ATGGACAATCTGAAGACACAGGGCATCAGCATGCCCAAGCTCGGCCTCGGCACTTTTCGCATGCAGGGCGATGCCTGCCGCGCCGCGGTCGAGAGCGCGCTGTCGGTCGGCTATCGCCACATCGACACCGCCGAGATGTATGCCAACGAGGAGCCGATCGGCTCAGCCATCGCCGCGTCCCGCCTGCCGCGCGGCGAGCTTCACGTCACGACCAAGGTCTGGCACGAGAACCTCACGCCGGATGCGATCCGGCGTGCCTTCGACGCCAGCCTGAACAAGCTCAGGCTCGACCATGTCGATCTCTATCTCGTGCACTGGCCCTCGAAGGCTGCGGATTGGGGTGCGGTGTTCGAGACCTTGATGAAGCTCAAGGAGGAGGGACGCACGCGCGCCATCGGCGTCGCCAATTTCACCACGGCGCTGCTCAAGCTCGCGGTCGAGGACATCAGGGCGCCGATCGCCTGCAACCAGGTCGAATATCACGCCATGCTCGATCAATCCAAGGTGCTGGCCTATCTTGCGGCGAAGTCGATCCCGCTCGTCGCATATTGTCCGCTGGCGCAGGGGCGGGTTGCCTCGGATCCGGTGCTGGCCGAGATCGGTGCCAGGCACAACGCGACCGCCGCGCAGGTCGCGCTGAAATGGCTGCTCGACCAGGACGGCGTCGCCGCGATCCCGAAGGCCTCGCGCCGCGAGAGCCAGCAGGCCAACCTCGATGCGCTGAAGATCACGCTCGACGATGCCGACCGCGCAAAAATCGCCGCGCTGCCGAAGGACAGGCGCTGCGTCAATCCGGGCTTTGCGCCGGCGTGGGATTAG